A window of Tautonia plasticadhaerens contains these coding sequences:
- a CDS encoding glycoside hydrolase family 140 protein, with translation MARQGIRDVRRSARPAGRAAAALTVVVGWLASSASAPAQGLLVGDDGRHLARPAGTPFFWLGDTAWELFHRLDLDEARRYLDDRASKDFTVVQAVVLAELGGLDVPNPNGDLPLEDRDPSRPVDAYFEHVDVIVRLANDRGLVVGMLPTWGKYWKLDLPDSIFTPENARSFGRFLGARYREADLVWILGGDNTIEGPEERAIVDAMAAGLAEGDGGAHLMTYHPRGPGRSSDLVHGADWLDFHMYQSSHASRELDNGLFAEHDRALEPARPTLDGEPRYEAIPVGFYFRNADPLDRFDAFDVRRAAYWSLLAGAAGHTYGNNNVWQMWVPGRDPVLHADIPWWEAIDHPGAFQMRLVRRLFESRPFEKLEPDPAMIVGGPTSGGAKVRAARARDGSFAFIYSPMGEPFAVDDTRLSGRRIKQIWYDPRYGVAHHFHTATTSAFQGFTPPSSGPGHDWVLILEDETAGFSLPGRSAP, from the coding sequence ATGGCGCGACAGGGCATCCGGGACGTCCGGCGATCGGCCCGCCCCGCCGGCCGGGCCGCGGCGGCCCTGACCGTGGTCGTCGGCTGGCTGGCGTCGTCGGCGTCGGCCCCCGCGCAGGGGCTCCTGGTGGGCGACGACGGCCGGCACCTCGCCCGACCGGCCGGCACCCCCTTCTTCTGGCTGGGCGACACGGCCTGGGAGCTGTTCCACCGCCTCGACCTCGACGAGGCCCGCCGCTACCTCGACGACCGGGCCTCCAAGGACTTCACCGTCGTCCAGGCGGTCGTCCTGGCCGAGCTGGGTGGCCTGGACGTTCCCAACCCCAACGGCGACCTGCCGCTGGAGGACCGCGACCCGAGCCGGCCGGTCGACGCCTACTTCGAGCACGTCGACGTGATCGTCCGGCTGGCGAACGACCGGGGGCTCGTCGTCGGCATGCTGCCGACCTGGGGGAAGTACTGGAAGCTCGACTTGCCCGATTCCATCTTCACGCCCGAGAACGCTCGGTCATTCGGCCGGTTCCTCGGCGCTCGCTACCGGGAGGCCGACCTCGTCTGGATCCTCGGCGGCGACAACACGATCGAGGGGCCCGAGGAGCGTGCCATCGTCGACGCCATGGCCGCCGGCCTGGCCGAGGGGGACGGCGGGGCACACCTGATGACCTACCACCCGAGGGGCCCCGGCCGGTCGTCCGACCTCGTCCACGGGGCCGACTGGCTGGATTTCCACATGTATCAGTCGTCTCATGCGTCCCGGGAGTTGGACAACGGCCTCTTCGCCGAGCACGACCGCGCGCTCGAGCCCGCCCGGCCGACGCTCGACGGAGAGCCGCGTTACGAGGCAATCCCCGTCGGTTTCTACTTCCGAAACGCCGACCCCCTGGACCGCTTCGACGCGTTCGACGTCCGCCGGGCTGCCTACTGGTCGCTCCTGGCCGGGGCGGCCGGGCACACCTACGGCAACAACAACGTCTGGCAGATGTGGGTCCCGGGCCGGGACCCCGTCCTGCACGCCGACATCCCCTGGTGGGAGGCGATCGACCACCCCGGCGCCTTCCAGATGCGGCTCGTCAGGCGGCTCTTCGAGTCCCGCCCCTTCGAGAAGCTGGAGCCCGACCCGGCGATGATCGTCGGCGGCCCGACCAGCGGGGGCGCCAAGGTCCGAGCCGCCCGCGCCCGGGACGGCTCCTTCGCCTTCATCTACTCGCCGATGGGGGAGCCGTTCGCCGTCGACGACACGAGGCTGAGCGGGCGTCGGATCAAGCAGATCTGGTACGATCCCCGCTACGGGGTCGCCCACCACTTCCACACGGCCACGACCTCCGCCTTCCAGGGCTTCACGCCCCCCAGCTCCGGCCCGGGGCACGACTGGGTCTTGATCCTGGAGGACGAGACCGCCGGCTTCTCCCTGCCCGGCCGAAGTGCGCCGTAG
- a CDS encoding IS110 family transposase, producing the protein MTTTTKKKVRFVRPNSSTSSTPRLDSGETAHVGVDVHKASHHVAVVTDLRGLVASRTPPADPESLSERPKPIGSQVARVVYEAGPTGFTLARRLRSSGLRAGVIAPPKTPTMPGPEAESDRLDRRKLAVFARKGPLQPVRVPEEREGADRRVLRLREQLARKLRAAQQQVQAFLLQHGIAEPAGLTRWTAASVDAPRRLELTPEPRLRPDVMLDERQHDRERVARAPRRLEESAGAGRHRETVATPRTAPVEAARRWVAGDEAAKARYRRLVATTGNGKKAIAGMARRLAILLWRLSLSGEPYRAAAWRPGPAPATPERPGSRPRPLPERPSSGAGRPRASEDLRVR; encoded by the coding sequence ATGACCACCACCACCAAGAAGAAGGTCCGCTTCGTCCGCCCGAACTCCTCGACGTCCTCGACGCCCCGCCTCGACTCCGGCGAGACGGCCCACGTCGGCGTCGACGTCCACAAGGCCAGCCACCACGTCGCCGTCGTCACCGACCTGCGGGGCCTCGTCGCCTCCCGGACCCCGCCCGCCGACCCCGAGTCGCTCAGCGAGCGGCCCAAGCCCATCGGCTCGCAAGTCGCCCGGGTCGTCTACGAGGCCGGTCCGACCGGCTTCACGCTGGCCCGACGGCTCAGGTCCTCCGGGCTGCGAGCCGGGGTGATCGCCCCGCCGAAGACCCCCACCATGCCGGGCCCCGAGGCCGAGAGCGACCGGCTCGACCGCCGCAAGCTGGCCGTCTTCGCCCGGAAGGGGCCGCTCCAACCCGTGCGCGTCCCCGAGGAGCGGGAGGGAGCCGACCGCCGGGTCCTGCGGCTGCGTGAGCAGCTGGCCCGCAAGCTCCGCGCGGCCCAGCAACAGGTCCAGGCGTTCCTCCTCCAGCATGGCATCGCCGAGCCGGCGGGGCTGACCCGCTGGACGGCCGCGTCGGTCGACGCCCCTCGCCGGCTGGAGCTGACCCCCGAGCCGCGGCTCCGCCCGGACGTGATGCTCGACGAGCGGCAGCATGATCGGGAGCGGGTGGCCCGCGCCCCCCGACGCCTGGAGGAGTCGGCCGGGGCGGGCCGCCATCGCGAGACGGTCGCGACGCCGCGGACGGCGCCCGTCGAGGCGGCCCGGAGGTGGGTCGCCGGCGATGAGGCGGCGAAGGCGCGATACCGCCGGCTGGTCGCCACGACCGGCAACGGCAAGAAGGCCATCGCGGGGATGGCCCGGCGTCTGGCGATCCTGCTGTGGCGGCTGAGCCTCAGCGGTGAGCCCTACCGGGCGGCCGCCTGGCGGCCCGGCCCGGCCCCGGCAACCCCGGAGCGGCCCGGTTCGCGGCCGCGACCCCTGCCCGAGCGACCGTCGAGTGGGGCAGGACGACCCCGAGCCAGTGAGGATCTGCGAGTGAGGTGA
- a CDS encoding DEAD/DEAH box helicase, which yields MPLEIPTRDELYVRYVDQLPYEPYPVQDAALAAWFESEQGVLVCAPTGTGKTLIAEAALFEALHTGKSAYYTTPLIALTEQKFQEMQDRAVEWGFRREDVGLVTGSRKVNPEAPVLVVVAEILLNRLLNRFDFSGVTACVMDEFHNFAEVDRGIVWELSLGMLPGHVRLLLLSATVGNSYEFVSWLDRQHGRTIRLVEGKERRVPLTYEWVPDRFLNEQLVVMAAGDEEGPRTPALVFCFDREECWSVAENVMGKDLNLSDAQKKELHDRVDALDLGQGAGPKLKRLLHRGVGVHHAGLLPKYRLAVEDLFQRKLLPVVVCTETLAAGINLPARSVVLSSLVKGPFGAKKLIGASIAHQIFGRAGRPQFDDRGFVYAIAHPDDVDIERWKAKYDAIPEDTRDPGLLKAKKALKKKKPRRRETEQYWVEGHFNQLQAAPPGKLSSKGPLPWRLLAYLLEVSPEVEGIRVAVRKRMMDDPRIAAGEKALDRMLLALHDGGFVTLGPEPPAPPEAGQPPTPYTPTVARPTPALGRLLAFRSIHPLYGAFLAEILAGADADERVQAMESTLEMPGPVRRRLRVPFRLLESGALATSMLDAELIQRGLMAAQVEEEEEEDDRDDWEKRPPTLAEKLRSYFDHCYPDFTDVHTHPIWCVGELLDYDGNFNKFVTSVDLTKQEGIVFRHVQRMIMLCGEFERACALDADAGPPALAWRDELRELAAKLTESCRVVDPTSTDQLIARIGEPDMIDAEAAKLAGGAT from the coding sequence ATGCCGTTGGAGATTCCGACGCGCGACGAGTTGTACGTGCGGTATGTGGACCAGCTGCCCTACGAGCCCTACCCCGTCCAGGACGCCGCGCTGGCGGCCTGGTTCGAGTCCGAGCAGGGGGTCCTCGTCTGCGCCCCGACGGGCACGGGCAAGACCCTGATCGCCGAGGCGGCCCTCTTCGAGGCGCTCCATACGGGAAAGTCGGCCTACTACACGACGCCCCTGATCGCGCTGACCGAGCAGAAGTTCCAGGAGATGCAGGACCGCGCCGTCGAGTGGGGCTTCCGCCGCGAGGACGTGGGGCTGGTCACCGGCAGCCGCAAGGTCAACCCCGAGGCCCCGGTGCTCGTCGTCGTGGCCGAAATCCTCCTGAATCGGCTGCTCAACCGGTTCGACTTCTCCGGCGTGACGGCCTGCGTCATGGACGAGTTCCACAACTTCGCCGAGGTCGACCGCGGGATCGTCTGGGAGCTGTCGCTCGGCATGTTGCCCGGCCACGTCCGCCTGCTGCTGCTCTCGGCGACGGTCGGCAATTCGTACGAGTTCGTCAGCTGGTTGGACAGGCAGCACGGCCGCACGATCAGGCTGGTGGAGGGCAAGGAACGACGGGTGCCGCTGACCTACGAATGGGTGCCCGACCGGTTCCTCAACGAGCAGCTCGTCGTGATGGCGGCCGGCGACGAGGAGGGCCCCCGGACGCCCGCCCTTGTCTTCTGCTTCGACCGCGAGGAGTGCTGGAGCGTCGCCGAGAACGTCATGGGCAAGGACCTCAACCTGTCCGACGCGCAGAAGAAGGAACTCCACGACCGGGTCGACGCGCTCGACCTCGGCCAGGGGGCCGGCCCCAAGCTCAAGCGACTGCTCCACCGCGGGGTCGGCGTCCACCACGCGGGGCTCCTGCCGAAGTACCGCCTCGCCGTCGAGGACCTCTTCCAGCGCAAGCTCCTCCCCGTCGTCGTCTGCACCGAGACCCTGGCGGCCGGCATCAACCTCCCGGCGCGCTCGGTGGTGCTCTCGTCGCTGGTGAAGGGCCCCTTCGGCGCGAAGAAGCTGATCGGCGCCAGCATCGCCCACCAGATCTTCGGCCGGGCCGGCCGCCCGCAGTTCGACGACCGGGGCTTCGTCTACGCCATCGCCCACCCGGACGACGTCGACATCGAGCGGTGGAAGGCGAAGTACGACGCCATCCCCGAGGACACCCGCGACCCGGGCCTGCTGAAGGCGAAGAAGGCCCTCAAGAAGAAGAAGCCGAGGCGCCGCGAGACCGAGCAATACTGGGTCGAGGGGCACTTCAACCAGCTCCAGGCCGCCCCGCCCGGCAAGCTGTCCAGCAAGGGGCCGCTCCCCTGGCGGCTGCTGGCCTACCTGCTCGAGGTCTCGCCGGAGGTCGAGGGCATCCGCGTCGCGGTCCGCAAGCGGATGATGGACGACCCTCGGATCGCCGCGGGCGAGAAGGCGCTCGACCGGATGCTGCTGGCCCTGCACGACGGCGGGTTCGTGACCCTGGGCCCCGAGCCGCCGGCGCCCCCGGAGGCCGGCCAGCCCCCGACGCCCTACACGCCGACCGTGGCCCGGCCGACGCCCGCGCTGGGGAGGCTGCTGGCGTTCCGGAGCATCCATCCCCTCTACGGCGCCTTCCTGGCCGAGATCCTGGCCGGGGCCGATGCCGACGAGCGCGTGCAGGCGATGGAGAGCACCCTGGAGATGCCCGGCCCGGTCCGGAGGCGTCTCCGGGTCCCGTTCAGACTGCTGGAGTCGGGCGCCCTGGCCACCTCGATGCTCGACGCCGAGCTGATCCAACGCGGGCTCATGGCCGCGCAGGTCGAGGAGGAAGAGGAAGAGGACGATAGGGACGATTGGGAGAAGAGGCCGCCGACCCTGGCGGAGAAGCTCCGGTCCTACTTCGACCACTGCTACCCCGACTTCACCGACGTCCACACGCACCCGATCTGGTGCGTCGGCGAGCTGCTCGATTACGACGGCAACTTCAACAAGTTTGTGACGAGCGTCGACCTGACCAAGCAGGAGGGGATCGTCTTCCGCCACGTCCAGCGGATGATCATGCTCTGCGGCGAGTTCGAGCGGGCCTGCGCCCTCGATGCCGACGCCGGCCCCCCCGCCCTCGCCTGGCGGGACGAGCTGCGCGAGCTGGCCGCGAAGCTGACCGAGAGCTGCCGGGTCGTCGACCCGACCAGCACCGATCAACTGATCGCGAGGATCGGCGAGCCCGACATGATCGATGCCGAGGCGGCGAAGCTCGCGGGCGGGGCGACCTAA